One segment of Candidatus Aminicenantes bacterium DNA contains the following:
- a CDS encoding prolyl oligopeptidase family serine peptidase, which produces MFKKTHSYDRLALLGLSLLALLLPLAALSKGESDDASVQKMIERRFEALDHRLDQLEKAVDDILWYNKVGDVAVIDKVFQYGPPPANIKNPTAMGAQNPVKFWSYIFIPKGIDCGRKYPLLVLPHGGVHANFTTYHTHIIRELMAQGYVVVAPEYRGSTGYGQGFYERIDYGGREIDDCHASRAYMVENYEFVDGARVGLIGWSHGGLIALMNIFEHPDDYQAAFAGVPVSDLVMRLGYQSPDYPEEFAAPYHIGKTVNEDVKEYQRRSPVWHVKKLQTPLLIHTNTNDDDVYSIEVEHLIQALKVEGKKFEYEIFKDAPGGHSFDRIDTRLAKEIRLKIYKFLAGYLHPAHPFASLADLNRAGYR; this is translated from the coding sequence ATGTTCAAAAAAACCCATTCATACGATCGATTGGCGCTTCTGGGATTAAGCCTGCTTGCTTTGCTGCTGCCGCTGGCGGCCCTGAGCAAGGGCGAAAGCGACGATGCTTCGGTGCAAAAAATGATCGAGCGGCGTTTTGAAGCGCTGGATCACCGCCTGGACCAGCTGGAAAAAGCCGTCGACGATATTCTCTGGTACAACAAGGTCGGCGACGTTGCCGTGATCGACAAGGTGTTCCAGTACGGGCCGCCGCCGGCCAACATCAAAAACCCGACCGCCATGGGCGCCCAAAACCCGGTGAAATTCTGGTCCTACATTTTTATTCCCAAGGGCATCGACTGCGGCCGCAAATATCCGCTGCTGGTGCTGCCCCATGGCGGCGTCCACGCCAACTTCACCACCTACCATACCCACATCATCCGCGAACTGATGGCCCAGGGCTATGTGGTGGTCGCCCCCGAATACCGCGGCAGTACCGGCTATGGCCAGGGCTTTTATGAGAGAATTGATTACGGCGGACGTGAAATCGACGACTGCCACGCCAGCCGCGCCTACATGGTCGAAAACTATGAATTTGTCGACGGCGCGCGCGTCGGGCTTATCGGCTGGAGCCACGGCGGCCTGATCGCCCTGATGAATATTTTCGAACATCCCGACGATTACCAGGCGGCATTCGCCGGCGTCCCGGTCAGCGACCTGGTCATGCGCCTGGGCTATCAGAGCCCCGATTATCCCGAAGAGTTCGCAGCCCCTTACCACATCGGAAAAACAGTCAACGAGGACGTGAAGGAATACCAGCGCCGTTCGCCGGTCTGGCACGTCAAGAAGCTGCAGACGCCGCTCCTGATCCACACCAACACCAACGACGATGACGTGTACTCGATCGAGGTCGAACATTTGATCCAAGCCCTGAAAGTGGAGGGGAAAAAATTCGAGTATGAAATATTCAAGGATGCCCCGGGCGGCCACAGCTTCGACCGCATCGATACCAGGCTGGCCAAGGAGATCCGCTTGAAGATCTACAAGTTCCTGGCCGGCTACCTGCATCCGGCCCACCCCTTCGCCTCACTGGCCGACCTGAACCGGGCCGGATACCGTTAA
- a CDS encoding phenylalanine--tRNA ligase beta subunit-related protein: MAKPVSIQNLLPGKLSAGVNLFLGISAGRDRLLAEFIAQQLAAIRSGHSQSMPPSFAWTRKLYNSLRIDPTRHRPSSEALWRRLHGKNDFPAVNPLVDLTNLLSLRFQICFGLYDLAQVQGPIVITLGDENDRYQGIGKEILNFNGRIVLRDELGAFGNPSADSMRTSVRENSRDIGQVLFFHPGDPLKGEIMAETQAAFNMFFAIGARQTFLLETNNSQGIFPKESHAKPAHHRLGC; encoded by the coding sequence ATGGCTAAGCCAGTTTCAATCCAGAACCTGTTGCCCGGAAAACTGAGTGCCGGAGTCAACCTTTTTCTTGGAATCAGCGCTGGCCGGGACAGACTTTTGGCGGAGTTTATTGCCCAACAATTGGCCGCCATCCGCTCAGGCCACAGCCAGTCCATGCCTCCCAGCTTCGCTTGGACCCGCAAGCTGTACAATTCCCTGCGCATCGATCCGACACGCCATCGGCCTTCATCGGAAGCCCTGTGGCGCCGGCTCCACGGCAAAAATGATTTTCCTGCCGTCAACCCTCTGGTTGACCTGACCAACCTGCTTTCGCTCCGCTTCCAGATTTGCTTCGGGTTGTACGACCTAGCCCAGGTCCAAGGCCCGATCGTGATCACCCTGGGCGATGAGAACGACCGCTACCAGGGCATCGGCAAGGAGATCCTGAATTTCAACGGCCGGATCGTCCTCCGTGATGAGCTTGGCGCATTCGGCAACCCTTCAGCCGATTCCATGCGAACCAGCGTCAGGGAAAACAGCCGGGACATCGGCCAGGTGCTTTTCTTTCATCCCGGAGACCCCCTAAAGGGAGAAATAATGGCCGAAACCCAGGCCGCGTTCAATATGTTTTTTGCCATCGGCGCCAGGCAAACTTTTTTATTGGAAACAAACAACAGTCAAGGGATTTTCCCTAAGGAGAGCCATGCAAAACCAGCGCATCACAGACTCGGTTGCTGA
- a CDS encoding polymer-forming cytoskeletal protein, which translates to MQNQRITDSVAELGLKTVITPGTVISGEIRGQGDLLLEGQLTGNIDIDGLLFIGKKGSFKGEAQIANMVIEGRVEGQIRANDKIEIRSSGYILGNIVCQKIAIAEGAFFDGKIKTSKGKTLTPEYFVEKRKDLQNGQESQ; encoded by the coding sequence ATGCAAAACCAGCGCATCACAGACTCGGTTGCTGAACTTGGGCTGAAAACCGTCATCACTCCGGGCACGGTCATTAGCGGTGAAATCCGCGGCCAGGGCGATCTGCTTTTGGAGGGCCAATTGACCGGGAACATCGATATCGATGGATTGCTGTTCATCGGCAAAAAGGGCAGTTTCAAAGGCGAAGCGCAAATCGCCAACATGGTCATCGAAGGCCGGGTCGAAGGACAGATCCGGGCCAACGACAAGATCGAAATCAGGAGCAGCGGGTACATCCTGGGGAATATCGTTTGTCAAAAAATAGCCATCGCCGAAGGCGCCTTTTTCGATGGCAAGATCAAAACCAGCAAAGGCAAAACCTTGACCCCCGAGTATTTCGTTGAAAAAAGAAAAGACCTGCAGAACGGCCAGGAATCGCAATAG
- a CDS encoding DUF3943 domain-containing protein, with protein sequence MGKKLSLLLLAATLILPLRAESGKEKISLWQDVAIVSAVTCVYVLVLPDTRRRIFHEASLARVWRNFRNPITSAILGGKSDHNSFWINYVGHPLSFAGLGLYLKERGYSNGGALFFSQAVNIVWEYVIEGSMWLPSGKDLLADLCGSLAAIYVLDPLSDSGEKRISLGDRRWGNYFLYYLNPFKKINRWIFGRRRSAAGFYIFPARGGFVAGLHWQK encoded by the coding sequence ATGGGGAAAAAACTTTCGCTGCTTCTGCTGGCCGCTACGCTGATCCTGCCCCTCCGGGCCGAGAGCGGCAAAGAGAAAATAAGCCTTTGGCAGGACGTGGCGATCGTTTCCGCGGTCACCTGCGTCTACGTGCTGGTCCTTCCCGATACGCGCCGGCGCATATTTCACGAAGCGTCGCTGGCCAGGGTCTGGCGAAATTTCCGGAACCCCATCACCAGCGCCATCCTGGGAGGGAAAAGCGATCATAACAGCTTCTGGATCAACTATGTCGGGCATCCGCTCAGTTTTGCCGGGCTGGGCCTGTATTTGAAAGAACGCGGCTACAGCAACGGCGGGGCGCTCTTTTTCAGCCAGGCGGTGAATATCGTCTGGGAATATGTGATCGAAGGCAGCATGTGGCTCCCCTCGGGCAAGGATCTGCTTGCCGATCTGTGCGGTTCGCTGGCCGCGATTTATGTTCTCGATCCGCTTTCCGACAGCGGGGAAAAAAGAATCTCCCTTGGAGACCGGCGCTGGGGAAATTATTTCCTGTACTATCTCAATCCTTTCAAGAAAATCAACCGCTGGATCTTCGGCCGGCGGCGAAGCGCGGCCGGATTCTATATCTTCCCGGCCCGGGGGGGATTCGTGGCCGGGCTGCATTGGCAAAAATAA
- a CDS encoding S1 RNA-binding domain-containing protein has translation MTENKTAATNKNESFADLLNASMPAAITIKVGEVTEGKVISIGKENIFLDLGARAEGMLAREECMIDGRLTVKEDDSVQVLVSAFREGIFHCTSRLRQTGASESRQNRESPSRLLLQEAFNKGLPVEGKVKSLQKGGFEVHVLGQKAFCPISQIEKNYCQNPEIHLDKTYTFLVMQYEEDGRNIVVGRKELLQSAERERSRQRWLELQAGQVHEGTVISVHDYGAFVDIGGVEGLLHVSEISHQKTPSAQAALSVGQKLNVVIIKLDQETRKISLSLKALQADPWVAAGETVAVGKEFPGVVLRLKPFGAFVELFPGVVGLLHISQLGADRRVAHPKEILAIGQTVNVRVLAVDLAKKTISLTMEEAAVDYGNELVRLKKKQEEDLNAKAGTMAALLDSAIVGKDVSTS, from the coding sequence ATGACCGAAAACAAAACTGCCGCTACGAACAAAAATGAAAGTTTTGCCGACCTGCTGAACGCCTCCATGCCCGCGGCGATCACGATCAAGGTCGGCGAAGTGACCGAAGGCAAAGTCATTTCCATCGGCAAGGAAAACATTTTTTTGGATTTGGGGGCGCGCGCCGAGGGCATGCTCGCCAGGGAGGAGTGCATGATCGACGGCCGCTTGACCGTGAAGGAAGACGACTCGGTCCAGGTGCTGGTCAGCGCCTTCAGGGAAGGCATATTCCACTGCACCAGTCGCTTGCGGCAAACCGGCGCCAGCGAGTCGCGGCAAAACAGGGAATCTCCGTCCCGGCTGCTGCTGCAAGAAGCTTTCAATAAGGGTCTACCGGTGGAAGGCAAGGTGAAATCCCTGCAGAAGGGCGGTTTTGAGGTCCATGTCCTCGGTCAAAAAGCGTTCTGCCCGATATCCCAGATCGAAAAAAATTACTGCCAAAATCCGGAAATTCATCTCGATAAAACCTATACATTCCTGGTCATGCAATACGAGGAAGACGGTCGCAACATCGTGGTCGGACGCAAGGAATTGCTCCAGTCGGCGGAGCGGGAGCGATCCCGACAGCGCTGGTTGGAGCTTCAGGCCGGCCAGGTACATGAAGGAACCGTGATTTCCGTGCATGACTACGGCGCGTTCGTCGACATCGGCGGCGTCGAGGGGCTGTTGCATGTTTCGGAAATCTCCCACCAGAAAACTCCAAGCGCCCAGGCCGCGCTGAGCGTCGGGCAGAAACTGAACGTGGTCATCATCAAGCTGGACCAGGAAACGAGAAAAATTTCCCTGAGCCTTAAGGCCTTGCAAGCCGATCCCTGGGTTGCCGCCGGCGAAACCGTCGCCGTGGGTAAGGAATTTCCAGGCGTGGTCCTGCGCTTGAAACCGTTCGGCGCCTTCGTTGAATTGTTTCCCGGAGTGGTCGGGCTGTTGCATATATCGCAACTGGGAGCCGACCGCCGCGTCGCCCATCCCAAGGAAATCCTCGCCATCGGCCAGACGGTCAATGTCCGCGTCTTGGCCGTCGACCTGGCGAAAAAAACGATCTCGCTCACCATGGAGGAAGCCGCGGTGGATTACGGCAACGAGCTTGTCCGGCTCAAGAAAAAGCAGGAAGAGGATTTGAACGCCAAAGCTGGGACGATGGCCGCCCTGTTGGATTCGGCAATCGTCGGGAAAGACGTTTCCACCAGCTAA
- a CDS encoding kinase/pyrophosphorylase: MVQSGKEFKRYVFAVSDATGKTCETVVQAALTQFTTTQIILETFSNVRTLKKVHDIFQRASTANGVIIYTMASPKLRQKITELGRMNGVPTVDILGPVLTRLSDLLEISPLAKPGLFRQLDSDYFKRIEAVDFTIKHDDGIGLSSIAGAEIVLLGVSRTSKTPVSIYLSYRGWKVANIPVVMNEELPEELHHIDQRKIIALTINPRRLEVIRCQRQMRLRNESFSSYTDIEQIRREVLFAMRLFEHGQWPILDVTYKSIEETATEIMRLIYARSGLKKGNIF, translated from the coding sequence ATGGTTCAGTCCGGCAAAGAGTTCAAGCGCTATGTTTTCGCCGTATCCGATGCCACCGGGAAGACCTGTGAAACGGTGGTCCAGGCGGCGCTGACCCAGTTCACCACCACGCAGATCATCCTGGAGACCTTTTCCAATGTTCGCACCTTGAAAAAAGTCCATGATATCTTCCAGCGCGCCTCGACGGCAAACGGTGTGATCATCTACACCATGGCCTCGCCCAAGCTGCGGCAGAAAATAACGGAATTGGGCCGCATGAACGGTGTGCCCACCGTGGATATCCTGGGGCCGGTGTTGACCCGGTTGTCCGACTTGCTGGAAATTTCACCCTTGGCCAAGCCCGGACTTTTCCGCCAGCTGGACAGCGACTATTTCAAGCGCATCGAGGCGGTCGATTTCACCATCAAGCACGATGACGGCATTGGGCTGTCCAGCATCGCCGGCGCCGAAATCGTCCTGCTGGGTGTTTCGCGCACGTCGAAGACGCCGGTCAGCATTTATTTGTCCTACCGCGGTTGGAAAGTAGCCAATATCCCGGTCGTCATGAATGAGGAATTGCCGGAAGAATTGCATCATATCGACCAAAGGAAAATCATCGCCTTGACCATCAACCCCAGGCGGCTGGAGGTGATCCGCTGCCAGCGGCAGATGAGGCTGAGAAACGAGTCGTTTTCCAGTTACACCGACATCGAGCAAATTCGCCGCGAAGTGCTGTTCGCCATGCGCTTGTTCGAGCATGGGCAATGGCCGATCCTTGATGTTACCTACAAGTCGATCGAGGAAACGGCCACCGAGATCATGCGCCTGATTTACGCCCGCTCGGGGCTGAAAAAGGGAAATATTTTTTAG